In the Pseudomonadota bacterium genome, TTCGGTCGCTGGCTTGCGCGCTCTCGAGGTCTGGTAGTTGCGGGCTCCGCAGCCAGTGCATACAAGCGTGATCTGCACCCGGTCACCCAAGGTCTATTCGACGATCCTGGTGACGACGCCGGCTCCGACGGTGCGGCCGCCCTCGCGGATGGCGAAGCGTTGTTGTTCTTCGAGCGCCACTTTGCTGATCAGCTCGACGGTCATTTTCACGTTGTCGCCGGGCATGACCATCTTG is a window encoding:
- the rpmG gene encoding 50S ribosomal protein L33; this translates as MGDRVQITLVCTGCGARNYQTSRARKPATERFSIKKYCPACNGHTLHKESK
- the tuf gene encoding elongation factor Tu (EF-Tu; promotes GTP-dependent binding of aminoacyl-tRNA to the A-site of ribosomes during protein biosynthesis; when the tRNA anticodon matches the mRNA codon, GTP hydrolysis results; the inactive EF-Tu-GDP leaves the ribosome and release of GDP is promoted by elongation factor Ts; many prokaryotes have two copies of the gene encoding EF-Tu); this translates as KMVMPGDNVKMTVELISKVALEEQQRFAIREGGRTVGAGVVTRIVE